One window of bacterium genomic DNA carries:
- a CDS encoding SUMF1/EgtB/PvdO family nonheme iron enzyme translates to ARGPGGRIYPWGDVFDPAKVAAGKGPELVGRRPAGASPYGALGMSGNVWEWTHDFWGEFYLREAPSRNPKGPATGFLHTIKGGSWMNEPAMLRAATRFRLDAIVRWKLVGFRCAMDAK, encoded by the coding sequence CCGCCCGCGGCCCGGGGGGGCGCATCTACCCCTGGGGGGATGTGTTCGATCCCGCCAAGGTGGCCGCCGGCAAAGGCCCCGAGCTTGTCGGCCGAAGGCCCGCGGGCGCCAGCCCCTACGGGGCGCTCGGCATGTCGGGAAACGTCTGGGAGTGGACCCACGACTTCTGGGGGGAGTTCTACCTGCGGGAGGCCCCCTCCCGGAACCCGAAGGGCCCGGCCACCGGCTTCCTCCACACCATCAAGGGGGGCTCGTGGATGAATGAGCCCGCCATGCTCCGCGCCGCCACACGCTTCCGCCTCGATGCCATCGTCCGCTGGAAGCTCGTCGGCTTCCGGTGCGCGATGGACGCGAAGTAA